In Mytilus edulis chromosome 13, xbMytEdul2.2, whole genome shotgun sequence, a single window of DNA contains:
- the LOC139500124 gene encoding uncharacterized protein produces the protein MANRHFKRGKKIKKAIMKKAFYQINRKIKIRSLKRKKSIEKAREYVKIFTTEKIKDDEILLLSKGLKYIPSPSTKFAKSSIASDFNEFARKLRCKYHFDKGDIFKRHPFLTKSGYKPELANNAIETYIFKTKVEIDNITINKAHDNLTTLERKAISSLKRNEKIVIRKADKNNTTVIWDKTEYINEGLRQLSSATHFMEIAKLNIIETNQKINTIIFEMHRKGVMDEITFKYLSAKRDLKPGRLYLLPKLHKLDPELIESVQQNPTLYKNVRIQGRPIVSLSGTVLERIGQYLDKFMLPAVLKQETHLRDSLQFINIIEKLQVKPDAYLVSFDIKEMYNNMSHVEMIDAVKHAWPTIIKCKHTILLPPLRYILELLKIVLENNEFMFNGKFYKTSTGVPMGNSLSPEITDLRVYEVLNSILRTFQHKQKISSLYRFRDDGFFYLQ, from the coding sequence ATGGCTAACAGACACTTTAAGagagggaaaaaaataaaaaaggctaTCATGAAAAAGGCCTTCTATCAGATAAATAGAAAGATAAAGATTCGCTCTCTCAAGaggaaaaaatcaattgaaaaagcacgtgaatatgtaaaaatattcaccactgaaaaaataaaagacgATGAAATTTTGTTACTCAGTAAAGGATTAAAATATATACCGTCCCCCTCGACGAAATTTGCAAAATCTAGTATTGCATCAGATTTCAATGAATTTGCAAGAAAACtaagatgtaaatatcattttGACAAGGGTGATATTTTCAAACGTCATCCCTTTTTAACAAAATCCGGATATAAACCGGAACTTGCAAACAATGCCATTGagacatatatattcaaaactaAGGTTGAGATAGATAATATAACAATTAATAAAGCACACGATAATCTCACTACGCTGGAAAGAAAGGCAATTTCTTCCCTCAAACGAAACGAAAAAATAGTAATTCGAAAAGCAGATAAAAATAACACCACAGTGATCTGGGATAAAACAGAATATATAAATGAAGGTCTGAGGCAATTAAGTAGTGCTACTCACTTCAtggaaattgcaaaattaaacatTATAGAGACTAACCAGAAAATCAATACTATTATCTTTGAAATGCATAGAAAAGGGGTCATGGATGAAATCACCTTTAAATATCTTTCTGCTAAGAGAGATCTCAAACCAGGAAGGTTGTATCTTCTGCCTAAATTGCACAAACTTGATCCTGAACTAATAGAAAGCGTTCAACAGAATCCTACGCTGTATAAAAATGTCAGAATTCAAGGAAGGCCTATTGTTTCATTATCGGGTACTGTTTTAGAGAGAATAGGGCAGTATTTGGATAAATTCATGCTTCCAGCAGtattaaaacaagaaacacatttAAGGGACtcattacaatttataaatattattgagaaattgCAGGTAAAACCTGACGCCTACTTAGTCAGTTTTGACATAAAAGAAATGTACAACAATATGTCCCATGTAGAAATGATTGACGCAGTCAAGCATGCTTGGCCTACGATAATTAAATGTAAACATACGATACTTTTGCCTCCGTTGCGATATATATTGGAACTTCTTAAGATAGTTCTtgaaaataatgaatttatgttcaatggtaaattttataaaacttcaactGGAGTTCCAATGGGAAATAGTTTATCACCTGAAATTACGGATCTGAGAGTTTATGAAGTCTTAAATAGTATTTTAAGGACTTTTCAACATAAACAGAAAATATCAAGTCTCTACAGGTTTAGGGACGATggctttttttatttacaatga